The region ATCTTTGAAGTTAAAAGGTTGATGTTGAAATGTTATCAAAAAGGAGTTACGACGTTTAGAATCAAACTAAAGGTATGAATGTGGTTTGATAAAACTATTAGGTTCGTgtgaaataagaaatatttagtcttgttttaattcattaattaaattaaaggaAAATTGATTTTAGTTAATAAATACCCATTAGTTTAGTAACTGTGACATATTATAAGTTTTCAAGGCTTCCATTTGcaattcatagttttttttataataaagaatTCTGAAGCAACTAGTAAATGAATCAGATTATAAATAACtttcattcatcccagcctatatgcgtcccactgctggacacaggcctcctctcagaacaagagggcttgggccatagttcccacgcgggcccagtgcggattgggaacttcgcacgcaccattgaatcgcttcgcaggtttgtgcaggtttcctcacgatgttttccttcaccgcaaagctcgtggtaaatttcaaatgaaattccgcacttgaatttcgaaaaactcagagtcagagatgcgagccggggtttgaacccacgaccctctgcttgagaggcgataggtcaaaccactaggccaccaccaAATAACTTTATagagatataatttatttaaacaaaatgcATTATAaagtattatatattattattatcttaagtATGACTCTATAGTAAGTATTCTTATATCTGTTAAAATAAAGTGAGGGGAAACTGCTCACAATTTGAAATGCATGCTTGGTAGGTGAAAATTTGTGTCCCAGTTAATTTTGCCAACCAATCAAAACTTTAACACAAGCAACATTTTAGTAGTATTAGACAGAGTAAGGTAAGTTCACCATATTTAAATGTTAggtgttttcagattatttcatAGACTAGGTTTCTCAGTAACGGTGGAagcgatttggatgaaatttgctatgtcgGTGTTTTCGGGGGAATGATCTATGATAGCTCGGTTATCACGAGGAAAACGCGTGTCTGAGTTTCACCCAGTTACTAAAATGTAAATAgtctataaatattattaaacaaattCATTCATATTTTTTCCACAGTCGGTAAAGCTTAACATAAACTTTGAAAATTCCAGAAATTATTGCACACGAACTTCACAACCTTATTTTTCTGTTGCACGCCACTCTGCACACGGTACAATTTTGCGCACGAAATTGAATTCTCGTATATATATACGATGGGCGCGCGCACTCATTATCAGTACCTACAAGCCGATTGACCGACGCGTGCGTTGATAACTACGATAGCAAATCTACTATTGTAAGTACTTTGGAATTGTTTGTTGTTAATTAAGGGCATTCAACTTTGTGTGTAAATTTGATGCGATTTTGTTGAGTTCTCGGACATTTAATAGTGTTGTAAGTTTACAACTCGTCATAGCAACCTGATAAAAAGAAGCCATTCAAAAAGACCTGTTTAAAggtgttataaatttatagtcacaatttgtttgtttgtcttttTATTGTCTTGTGGCTTCGATTTccactttgtttgttttgtcggGCTTAGAATGAAAAACAACtcatttttgtttattgtttgctttaatggaatttatttcatttaggtACACTGTCGTGTAGAAAGGCagtacatttataaaattagttctGTGATTTGACTACGTCGCTATGCTTCTTCTATAATAAGTACTTGGGCGACCTTGGGgataaaactcggtaaccagcgttttcccagagataagaccgagCTAGATTGATTAATCATCCCCTCttcctgtatatatatatatatatacaagaattctTCGTTTAAAGGTACTTTTAGATAAGTAGAATACGCTTCGATCAACAATTATTCGCTAACTAAAGAATTCTCTTCTTCTACAGAAAATCGAAACAAAATGCCGTGCTGTAAAGTAACCATTGGAAAGAACCGCCAATGCAACATGGAGTGCTGCAAACCTGACTGTTTCTGCATTCCAACTGGAGGAAAGACTTGCGTTTGCCTCTGCGAAGATGACAAAGGCAACATTGTTAGGTGCGACGACTGCAAGTGTAGCCCCTGCAACTGCAAATGCGACGACTCTAAGTGCACCTGTCTCACTACTGGTGGCGCCACCTGCATCTGTGTGTGCCGTGACGAGAAGGGAAATATCAAGAAGTGTAGCGACTGCGACTGCGTCGAAGAAAAGGGCAAAGCAGGAAAGgcttgtggcaataaatgtgtCAAGGCTGGGTGCAATTGCATTCGTACTAAAGGAAAGAGCTGCGTATGCCTTTGCGAAGATGGCAAAGGAAATATAGTGAAGTGCGATGACTGCAAGTGTAGCCCCTGCAACTGCAAATGCGATGACTCTAAGTGCACCTGCCTCGCTACTGGTGGCGCCACCTGCATCTGTGTATGCCGTGACGAGAAGGGAAACATCAAGAAGTGTAGCGACTGCGACTGCGTCGAAGAAAAGGGTGACGCAGAAGGAAAGGCTTCTGGCAATAAATGTGACAAGGCTGGGTGCGTTTGCATTCCTACTAAAGGAAAGAGCTGCGTATGCCTTTGCGAAGATGGCAAAGGAAATATAGTGAAGTGCGATGACTGCAAGTGTAGCCCCTGCAACTGCAAATGCGACGACTCTAAGTGCACCTGCCTCGCTACTGGTGGCGCCACCTGCATCTGTGTGTGCCGTGACGAGAAGGGAAATATCAAGAAGTGTAGCGACTGCGACTGCGTCGAAGAAAAGGGCAAAGCAGGAAAGgcttgtggcaataaatgtgtCAAGGCGGGGTGCAATTGCATTCGTACTAAAGGAAAGAGCTGCGTATGCCTTTGCGAAGATGGCAAAGGAAATATAGTGAAGTGCGATGACTGCAAGTGTAGCCCCTGCAACTGCAAATGCGATGACTCTAAGTGTACCTGCCTCGCTACTGGTGGCGCCACCTGCATCTGTGTGTGCCGTGACGAGAAGGGAAACATCAAGAAGTGTAGCGACTGCGACTGCGTCGAAGAAAAGGGTGACGCAGAAGGAAAGGCTTCTGGCAATAAATGTGACAAGGCTGGGTGCGTTTGCATTCCTACTAAAGGAAAGAGCTGCGTATGCCTTTGCGAAGATGGCAAAGGAAATATAGTGAAGTGCGATGACTGCAAGTGTAGCCCCTGCAACTGCAAATGCGAAGACTCGAAGTGCACCTGCCTCGCTACTGGTGGTGAAACCTGCATCTGTGTGTGCCGTGACGAGAAGGGAAACATCAAGAAGTGTAGCGACTGCGACTGCGCCGAAGAAAAGGGTGACAAAGCAGGAAAGgcttgtggcaataaatgtgtCAAAGCTGGGTGCGTTTGCATTCCTACTAAAGGAAAGAGCTGCGTATGCCTTTGCAAAGATGGCAAAGGAAATATAGTGAAGTGCGATGACTGCAAGTGTAGCCCCTGCAACTGCAAATGCGACGACTCTAAGTGCACCTGCCTCGCTACTGGTGGCGCCACCTGCATCTGTGTGTGCCGTGACGAGAAGGGAAACATCAAGAAGTGTAGCGACTGCGACTGCGTCGAAGAAAAGGGTGACAAAGCAGGAAAGgcttgtggcaataaatgtgaCAAGGCTGGGTGCGTTTGCATTCCTACTAAAGGAAAGAGCTGCGTATGCCTTTGCGAAGATGGCAAAGGAAATATAGTGAAGTGCGATGACTGCAAGTGTAGCCCCTGCAACTGCAAATGCGACGACTCGAAGTGCACCTGCCTCGCTACTGGTGGCGCCACCTGCATCTGTGTGTGCCGTGACGAGAAGGGAAACATCAAGAAGTGTAGCGACTGCGACTGCGCCGAAGAAAAGGGTGACAAAGCAGGAAAGgcttgtggcaataaatgtgaCAAGGCTGGGTGCGTTTGCATTCCTACTAAAGGAAAGAGCTGCGTATGCCTTTGCGAAGATGGCAAAGGAAATATAGTGAAGTGCGATGACTGCAAGTGTAGCCCCTGCAACTGCAAATGCGACGACTCTAAGTGCACCTGCCTCGCTACTGGTGGCGCCACCTGCATCTGTGTGTGCCGTGACGAGAAGGGAAACATCAAGAAGTGTAGCGACTGCGACTGCGTCGAAGAAAAGGGTGACAAAGCAGGAAAGGCTTCTGGCAATAAATGTGACAAGGCTGGGTGCGTTTGCATTCCTACTAAAGGAAAGAGCTGCGTATGCCTTTGCGAAGATGGCAAAGGAAATATAGTGAAGTGCGATGACTGCAAGTGTAGCCCCTGCAACTGCAAATGCGACGACTCGAAGTGCACCTGCCTCGCTACTGGTGGTGCCACCTGTATCTGTGTGTGCCGTGACGAGAAGGGAAACATCAAGAAGTGTAGCGACTGCGACTGCGTCGAAGAAAAGGGCAAAGCAGGAAAGGCTTCTGGCAATAAATGTGTCAAGGCTGGGTGCGTTTGCATTCGTACTAAAGGAAAGAGCTGCGTATGCCTTTGCGAAGATGGCAAAGGAAATATAGTGAAGTGCGATGACTGCAAGTGTAGCCCCTGCAACTGCAAATGCGACGACTCTAAGTGCACCTGCCTCGCTACTGGTGGTGCCACCTGCATCTGTGTGTGCCGTGACGAGAAGGGAAACATCAAGAAGTGTAGCGACTGCGACTGCGTCGAAGAAAAGGGTGACAAAGCAGGAAAGGCTTCTGGCAATAAATGTGACAAGGCTGGGTGCGTTTGCATTCCTACTAAAGGAAAGAGCTGCGTATGCCTTTGCGAAGATGGCAAAGGAAATATAGTGAAGTGCGATGACTGCAAGTGTAGCCCCTGCAACTGCAAATGCGACGACTCTAAGTGCACCTGCCTCGCTACTGGTGGCGCCACCTGCATCTGTGTGTGCCGTGACGAGAAGGGAAACATCAAGAAGTGTAGCGACTGCGACTGCGTCGAAGAAAAGGGTGACTTAGAAGGAAAGGCTTCTGACAATAAATGTGTCAAGGCTGGATGCGTTTGCATTCCTACTAAAGGAAAGAGCTGCGTATGCCTTTGCGAAGATGGCAAAGGAAATATAGTGAAGTGCGATGACTGCAAGTGTAGCCCCTGCAACTGCAAATGCGACGACTCTAAGTGTACCTGCCTCGCTACTGGTGGCGCCACCTGCATCTGTGTGTGCCGTGACGAGAAGGGAAACATCAAGAAGTGTGATGACTGCGACTGCAGCGAAAAAAAGGGTGCAAAAGCAGGAAAGGCTTATGGCAATAAATGTGTCAAAGCTGGGTGCGTTTGCATTCCTACTAAAGGAAAGAGCTGCGTATGCCTTTGCGAAGATGGCAAAGGAAATATAGTGAAGTGCGATGACTGCAAGTGTAGCCCCTGCAACTGCAAATGCGACGACTCGAAGTGCACCTGCCTCGCTACTGGTGGCGCCACCTGCATCTGTGTGTGCCGTGACGAGAAGGGAAACATCAAGAAGTGTAGCGACTGCAACTGCGTCGAAGAAAAGAGTGACATAGCAGGAAAGGCTTGTGACAAGAAATGTGATTGCATCGCCTAAGCCTGTCGCAATAAGTTGCGCAATGCTTCCTAAATTTCGAACCTATATAATCGTCACGTATTAATCatcttaattaaattatcattttttaGCTGCTGTAAATTTGGTTAAGGGTTGGTTTTCAATATGTATTAATCcgtaaaataattatacatacttatgcaatattttttaataaaaatctttcAATGTGTATTCCTGTTTATTTTTGGCTTGTCTTGGCTCTACTAATGGTTAGTGTACAAAACCTGTTCGTAAATCATCTATTAGTATGCTAAAGAGGTTTTTGAAGCCTTTTGAGAAGCTTGTCACGTTGCAAGACGGTTGTTGATAAAAATACAAGATAAATGGCCATTAGTCTTCTGCGTGTCGCAATTTATGATCTAAGGCTTGGCTTGCATGGGCGAATTAAAAGATGTATCCTAAAgtcaagttttgtttaaaaacctAAGAGTACggttttctaaattcatgtcaTTTATTGTAAGACCACAGGTATCTAAATAAGGTTTTAAAGGTTTTACAGTCACtttccagtcaaaaaaaaaacgtaatacattaaaataggtatttaaggcatttattgtatgggccatgttgcctgaattaaactgtttattattattattatcgtgtCTTTTGTCATAGATAAacaatttgtaatattatttattattataaaaaatactgctAAAATATCGCTTGAAGTAGATGGAAAAGTAAAATTGAAACCAGATTTAGGTAGAGAGAGATTTAGAGAccaataaatctagatttaataTTTCCCAGTGAGCAAGTGATCAGTGACCATATAAAATGTTAATTCACTTCTCTGACTGCGTAATATCCGCATTATGGCCAAAAATAAGTTAATCTCAGAAATCGTAACAAATTCAACTCTAAATATACGAGTAAACTATGGTTAAAATAGAGTTCCGAcatttatattgatttattcAACGTGTTTTGTAATATTACGTTATTATGACACCTCATTTATATTAATAGAACCAGTTACTAGAAATATTATGTCTGCTTCGgagaaataaacattttcctTGCTTAGAACCATAATtctagttattatttattaacttgaTTATTCGTATAACTTGAATTAAGTGAGACATTTAGGGGGAGGAGAGGGGATCGAGTCAATCCTCATCCAATCTCACATGGGGTAGAGGGTCTCGGCAAAAATCTCGCAATTGTTTTTCCGTAAGAAACAGTGTAAAATTGTGAGAAAactatacttatatttaattaatcaaaacatGTTTCTTCgctaaaaattactttaaaaatatgcgTTTTGAAAAATCTCATGTAAGATTAGGGGTGGGGAGGGGGTTGAGGAAAATTTCACTACATTTCACTAGGGGAGAGGGGGGTCCAAAGTCGCCAATGTTGCCTCACGTAAATAATCGATGCCCCCCCCCCtaaatacaaaaaatggaaGAATGAATGTTTGCTATCCAGTAATCACAATTATTTTTGCAAACCATCTCAACGAGTCTTAACAAGTTGAACTTGAAAATTTAACCGTCACGGCACAGTTAGCATCGAGACGATCAAGATAACCGACATGGTTAAACTTGAACCGCGAAATAACTGAGCTCAGGCAGATCAGGCTTCCGGCCCCTATTGGCACTATCAAATTATATAGTTAGAAAAGGATGGAAAACCAGATTATATACCCGCCAAACATATTAGTATACCGCCTAACCACAGAACAGGCGTTATTGTCTATTCTTTCTGagacacggtataagacgaggatgGAAAGAAATGGTGAAGGCCTCAGAGGTTTTATGATCAAACACACTGAATCACAATAGTTTTCGCTACTTCTTACTGTTACAAGGTGTAGGATGAGAGTAGAAACAGAGGCTGTATTGCGTAACgattctggcgctcgcgatcgcaatcaaatgacagatttcgcatacaaaaaccggccaagagcgtgtcggacacgcccaaaatagggttccgtagccattacgaaagaattaagtaatatttttcctaaATCCTCTTCggggatttcgtattttatacggaatcttccaagtttaggtatattttataccttaggctgctatttactcataaactactaataattctcaagcaaacttagccgttatagttttccttgaaagtttgatacatttactaccattctgaatttttctcaaatttttccacccaccagtgtagattttagagggggggacgctcgattttaatgaaaatttgcacttttaaagttaaatatttcgcaaagaaatcactgaatcggaaaatcgttttagcaaacccctaatggttttaaaatacctatccaacgataccccacactatagggttggatgagaaaaaaaaacacccccactttacgtctatgggaggtaccctaaaaaaatttttttttgcattttaaactgtgccattttgtcggcatagtttacttatatatccgtgcaaaattacagctttctagcattgataatctctgagcaaagccgcggacggacagacagacagacagacatggcgagactataagggttccgtttttgccattttgaacTTTCATACGATTGTGATGGCGAGCgtgaaacgttagacaatacggctccAGGTCTCGATTCAATGTTATGCTCAATTTCAAGATCATAAGGCGgatgacgtccactgttgaacaaaattagaacgccacaatgaacgacaactcgccacttgcatccaccgcttgtccgcaactctcgcgatgtcgtcagcccACACATTGGGAGGCCTGCCATTACTTTGTCTTCTGGTTATTAGCCATTTGAAGCACTTTAATGTAGGTAAATTGATTAGTGGCATCAAATGCCATATTTTGGAAATTTCTTTTGCCTGCTGTttatactaaatattataattatctcAATGAGATTTATTTGCACATTTTAATCaagtttgaaattaaaaccGCCTTTTTAAAGTAAGCCATTAACGTAGTAAATTGACCTATAATTAATCAGCTTAGAGACTTCCGAGATACATATTAATTTAGTTAGAATCAACCAAGTACCCCGAAGTCAATGGCCTGTATAAAAGgtcaacaaaacaataaaaaacgatCATTTCCTTGGAAGCCTTCGAATATAATATATGATTATATGTCGGGGATCGACCAGACATTAATTTTGTAACACAGGCACGGAGTTGGAAAATGAATTTTAATGTTAGAAGTGTAAACCTTATGgaagtcactagcaccaatatctgacacaccaatatctgacacaccaatatgcataaatatctgatacgaaatgatattgtaacgaataactcacgtcttaaaccgagtttagttcgacatgtttcgggctatttcgtagcccttcttctcaggagcacgcgactcggcggctgccgcaacacgtaCACTACGCTTTGCTTTGCTTTGCTTTGTTgcggaagaagggctacgaaatagcccgatacatgtcgagctaaactcggtttaagacgtgagttatttgttataatatcatttatatgagtgagtctcacggtagtttcatatcttgatacgactctatttctagggccgttgtgatgtttttttttattctactggttggcaaacgagaaagtgggtctcctgatggtaagagatcaccactacccagacacctgcaacaccaggggattgcagatgcgttgtcaacctagaggcctaagataagatacctcaagtgccaataatttcaccggctgtcttaatctccacgccgaaacacaacagtgcaagcactgctgcttcatggcaggattagcgcgcaagatggtggtagcaatccaggcggaacttgcacaaggtcctaccacctgcaaaactgggctaaattttgtgccgctgagtatattagtaAATTTTGATACAAAATCAAGCCACGGTTAAGATCGTgggatcacggtggatgcggaaagcacaagaccggtctgagtggagagccttgggggaggcctatgtccagcagtggacgtctttcggctgatataatgatgatgactttttTGTTTGACTGAAGAAACAAATACGTATCCAATATTTTCCGATACTCTAACTAAAAGTTTAAATAGaatcatcattttttttaaatataattattattattaagagccgtggtggcctagtggtttgatctatcgcctctcaaacagagggtcgtgggttcaaaccccggctcgcacctctgagtttttctaaattcatgtgcggaattacattttgaaatttgccacgagctatgcggtgaaggaaaacatcgtgaggaaacctgcacaaacctgcgaagcaattcaatggtgcgtgtgaagttcccaatccgcactgggcccgcgtgggaactatggcccaagccctcttgttctgagaggaggcctgtgcccagcagtgggacgtatataggctgggatgatgataattatcACTTTTCAGAGGCCAAGTCgcttaaaatcaaaattaaattcacaAACACTGAATTCATTTCTGTAGACCGTAGGTATTCACTTCACAACAAAATATGATAATATAACGTGAATAAAGACTTAGGTTGCGTGTGCGCATAAAAACTGTATTTGTTGTGCGCTGAATTAAGATGCCTTAACTGTATTTTAAAGCGATATAAGAATACAATAAGGCGAGTTTATTTCACGGGTTTATGATGGATGCAGGTcacttccaatcgaagcaactttGTGATAttagggggaggcctatgcccccCAGTTGGACGTCACACagccgatatgatgatgatgatgatgactcattATTTAGGTTtactagagatgggccgaatgtgGCTTGAACCTAATACAAACTTCGGCCAAACATTcggtaaaaatacaaaaattcggCCGAATGTCGGCCAAAGTTCGGTTCATTAACCTGCCTTGAGTAAATTTTAAGTACGAGTAGATAGATAAGAAGAGgttgttaaattttattgttgaaaaaataattaaaatacctacctttCTCAATACGTACAAGTGCTACctctaaataaatttaaaattaagttagTACAGATACTGTCAGAAAAAACATATTACTAATGTAAAGGAGAATAACTTTggcaaaatgttttatttcgcaacttttaatttttccaactgtttaatatttctgaaactgtaaatatttcatattttatataaacttATTCCTAACTAAATAAAGgattctacacgatggccctgaaataaatcctgaaatatttacagttttagagtttgcgaaaatcaaaattgcgaaatgaaacaggttgccaaaagttacgttgcgaaaaggcagtactcgagaAAAAACATACTATAGTGTAAAGGAGTTTCTCACTTAAggctaaaaaataatatttgcatgcTATAAATTAGAAATAGCAGAATAAGCTGCCTATTGTCTTAATGTTACctaatgatattttatgtaactacttattctttgcaaataaatatattatattatattcttatATGTACTTTGTGAAAATTGCAAACCAAAATcagttttgtttaattaaatttacgaATTGTagtcaaaatgtttattaaaagagtaggtaagtactcgtactaagtttatttaatttttgttgcatattttactgatataacagacatgttttttattaatttaagtcacaagtaggttttttttctaGTGCCGAATGTTCGGTTCTTAAACCGAATTCCGCCCGAATGCCGAAGTTCGGCTCAAGCTGCCGGTTAAACCGAATGTAAGACGAATTTCGGCCCATCCTTATACCAACTCATTTAGTATTTTGAAAATAGTCTCGCGCCCCATGCGTTCAACTTTCCAGTTTTTACAACCCTATATTTTATCCTCGTGAAATTTCATTACAGGTGAACACGAAAATGTTTCTAGCGAGTTTGCAACTAACTAGCAAAACATAAATCTACAAAATCACGTACTGCTTAGCCTAACGGTTATAGCTCGTGTTATGTTCCACATAACACTAAATATAAAGTTATCACGTGGCGTTACGCGTTAAAAAACTAGCGGCGCCGCGCGGCTGGTAATCCGTAACCTTAGCGGAACCGAGTGGGCCAAGTTATAGACGCAGGCGGGAAGACAGAAAAAAGGTTTAGTATCGTTATTAATTACAGTCCGGccattgcttaccttgtaattttctctctgtgtaagttttctgtatcgcttactatttctggtgtacaataaagagtcattttattgtattgtttgtacaaTTAGACATATATAGTTATTGATATTGACGTTATACGTTACGATAATTCGATATATAAACAAAACGTTGGGATCCTTTTCGTCGAAAATGTTTTTCCCAAAtgatttcccaactgtttcacacggacgaacgattttttttctgaaactgtgaaCGATTaaggatatatttcaggactatcctgtagaaccctatTGGTTctgttaggttagttttataacaatcctgaattATCGTTCGTCCATGTAAAACAGTTGTGAATTGTATCATTATGGGAAAATATTTTCGGAAATAAATTAGAGCACCCAAAAAAGTATTGTATAGTACCTAGCAAATAGTTCGGCGTAAATAACATGACATTAGCTCACATAAGCGTCCTTCCAACGTCTTATTACACCCGGAGTATTTCGTATTACGGATTTTCGGAAGTCTTAATGCAGTAGGTAATAATGACGGAGATTATGGGTAGAGCACTCATTGTGGtaccttgtaattttactaCAATCTCGGTGACAGTACGTACGCCTTTGTCATACACCATGTATGTACTGTACATCATGCGCTCGAGCCTGGGTTCGCACTTCTGAGTGTTCCGGaaatcatgtgcgaaattacatttgaaatttaccgtgaactttacggtgaagcaaaacatcgtgagaaaacctgcacacatctgcaaagaaattcaatcatgtatgtgaaattcccaatttgcccagggcccgcgtgggaactagggcCCAAACTCTATCCTTCCGAGAGGTTCTGTACGCTGCAGCCAGAGGTTTATAGGCCAATGAATTCTGCAATCCATCGGTACTTTGTCATTTACTTACACCACACTAACTGCCATATTTCGCGACCGTTATCCCTTACCtggaacaaaatatttttagttaaattagAACAATGATtgcgatatttattttattactgcaTTGAAAacatctttaaggtcaaagtgaacagacaccttctaggcaaacgtgtaccatcttaggcctcatcttcgccttccatcaagcgagattgaggccaaacgtaagcctattttgcataaaataaaattacgtgTTTGGCAATAGATGTGTGCTCGGGTGTATTAACCATATAGCTTTAATAGTGACACGTTCAATTACGCGCTCCAACCATCAGAAATGACGACGTAATGAATCCGTATCGCTTATGACATGGACTCATCATCATAAGGTAACGGTGGGATCATTTCACGCGACACGGTGATGCGAAGTGTCGCACGCTGACGTGCAAAATCATTGATGATTATACCGATAAAACAAGATTGGCCCCCATAGGACGATGACTCTGCTGTAGACATGTTTAGCATAAAGTCTGTTCGGAGAGTTGACCAGTACTATGATAACGTCTAGGAATAACGACTGTCGTTAAAGTATCGCAATTATGTAGGACAAATGTCGCTTGTCACCGCGCGTAGTGAGTTTCGT is a window of Choristoneura fumiferana chromosome 8, NRCan_CFum_1, whole genome shotgun sequence DNA encoding:
- the LOC141430168 gene encoding uncharacterized protein; this encodes MPCCKVTIGKNRQCNMECCKPDCFCIPTGGKTCVCLCEDDKGNIVRCDDCKCSPCNCKCDDSKCTCLTTGGATCICVCRDEKGNIKKCSDCDCVEEKGKAGKACGNKCVKAGCNCIRTKGKSCVCLCEDGKGNIVKCDDCKCSPCNCKCDDSKCTCLATGGATCICVCRDEKGNIKKCSDCDCVEEKGDAEGKASGNKCDKAGCVCIPTKGKSCVCLCEDGKGNIVKCDDCKCSPCNCKCDDSKCTCLATGGATCICVCRDEKGNIKKCSDCDCVEEKGKAGKACGNKCVKAGCNCIRTKGKSCVCLCEDGKGNIVKCDDCKCSPCNCKCDDSKCTCLATGGATCICVCRDEKGNIKKCSDCDCVEEKGDAEGKASGNKCDKAGCVCIPTKGKSCVCLCEDGKGNIVKCDDCKCSPCNCKCEDSKCTCLATGGETCICVCRDEKGNIKKCSDCDCAEEKGDKAGKACGNKCVKAGCVCIPTKGKSCVCLCKDGKGNIVKCDDCKCSPCNCKCDDSKCTCLATGGATCICVCRDEKGNIKKCSDCDCVEEKGDKAGKACGNKCDKAGCVCIPTKGKSCVCLCEDGKGNIVKCDDCKCSPCNCKCDDSKCTCLATGGATCICVCRDEKGNIKKCSDCDCAEEKGDKAGKACGNKCDKAGCVCIPTKGKSCVCLCEDGKGNIVKCDDCKCSPCNCKCDDSKCTCLATGGATCICVCRDEKGNIKKCSDCDCVEEKGDKAGKASGNKCDKAGCVCIPTKGKSCVCLCEDGKGNIVKCDDCKCSPCNCKCDDSKCTCLATGGATCICVCRDEKGNIKKCSDCDCVEEKGKAGKASGNKCVKAGCVCIRTKGKSCVCLCEDGKGNIVKCDDCKCSPCNCKCDDSKCTCLATGGATCICVCRDEKGNIKKCSDCDCVEEKGDKAGKASGNKCDKAGCVCIPTKGKSCVCLCEDGKGNIVKCDDCKCSPCNCKCDDSKCTCLATGGATCICVCRDEKGNIKKCSDCDCVEEKGDLEGKASDNKCVKAGCVCIPTKGKSCVCLCEDGKGNIVKCDDCKCSPCNCKCDDSKCTCLATGGATCICVCRDEKGNIKKCDDCDCSEKKGAKAGKAYGNKCVKAGCVCIPTKGKSCVCLCEDGKGNIVKCDDCKCSPCNCKCDDSKCTCLATGGATCICVCRDEKGNIKKCSDCNCVEEKSDIAGKACDKKCDCIA